A genomic stretch from Erysipelothrix sp. HDW6C includes:
- the gdhA gene encoding NADP-specific glutamate dehydrogenase, producing MHTTLERVLAKYPHESYFIEATQEFFSSLSFEVEPTILEQLLHAERIIMFRVPWIDRDGITQTNYGYRVQYNGALGPYKGGLRFDPSVNLDILKTLAFEQTFKNALTGIAMGGAKGGSDFNPKGKTDAEIMKFCQNFMIELHRHIGATIDVPAGDKGVGKREVGYMFGAYKRLTHSFEGVLTGKDIAFGGALGRTEATGYGLIYIVNALLRDIKQDLEGKRVVISGSGNVAIYAAEKAIAEGACVIAMSDRSGYVYDEAGLELQAIIDHKLKGEPLETFTGARFVHELPIWSVPCDIALPCATEGEINERDIKALAINGCKIIAEGANRPLTKEAVDAIQASDILYLPGKAANAGGVAVSGIEMSQNAQMRAFTFAEVDTQLKAIMESIYVQIRNTAKELGEPTNFLKGANHVAYAKVAYAMKAQGYV from the coding sequence ATGCATACAACACTTGAACGCGTTCTTGCAAAATATCCTCATGAATCATATTTTATTGAAGCGACTCAAGAATTCTTCAGTTCGCTGAGTTTTGAGGTTGAACCAACCATTCTTGAACAATTACTGCATGCCGAACGCATTATTATGTTTCGTGTTCCTTGGATTGATCGTGATGGCATAACACAAACTAACTATGGATACCGAGTTCAATACAATGGTGCTTTGGGTCCCTATAAAGGTGGTTTACGATTCGATCCAAGTGTGAATCTGGATATTCTTAAGACACTTGCATTTGAGCAAACCTTTAAAAATGCACTTACAGGTATCGCGATGGGTGGTGCCAAGGGTGGTTCAGATTTTAATCCTAAGGGTAAAACAGATGCGGAAATCATGAAATTTTGTCAAAACTTCATGATTGAACTTCACCGTCACATTGGTGCTACAATCGATGTTCCTGCTGGTGATAAAGGTGTTGGAAAGCGTGAAGTGGGGTACATGTTTGGTGCCTACAAACGCTTGACACATTCTTTCGAAGGCGTACTTACTGGAAAAGACATCGCATTTGGTGGTGCGCTTGGGCGTACAGAAGCTACAGGTTATGGATTAATTTACATTGTTAATGCGCTGTTGCGTGATATTAAACAAGACCTAGAAGGAAAGCGTGTTGTAATTTCTGGATCGGGTAACGTTGCAATTTATGCTGCAGAGAAGGCTATTGCCGAGGGTGCATGTGTTATTGCGATGAGTGATCGCAGTGGCTACGTTTATGATGAAGCGGGACTTGAACTACAAGCCATCATCGATCATAAGCTAAAAGGTGAACCCCTTGAAACCTTTACGGGTGCACGATTTGTTCATGAATTGCCAATCTGGTCGGTACCGTGTGATATTGCTTTACCATGTGCTACCGAGGGTGAAATCAATGAACGTGATATCAAGGCGCTCGCAATCAATGGCTGCAAGATTATTGCGGAAGGTGCAAACCGTCCACTCACAAAAGAAGCAGTCGATGCAATTCAAGCATCCGACATACTTTACTTACCAGGGAAAGCAGCCAATGCCGGCGGTGTTGCAGTGTCGGGCATCGAGATGAGTCAAAATGCCCAAATGCGTGCGTTTACTTTCGCAGAAGTGGATACGCAGTTAAAAGCAATTATGGAGTCCATCTACGTTCAAATTCGCAACACTGCAAAAGAACTTGGTGAACCAACAAACTTCTTAAAAGGAGCCAACCATGTTGCGTATGCTAAAGTTGCCTATGCGATGAAGGCACAAGGGTACGTTTAA
- a CDS encoding YebC/PmpR family DNA-binding transcriptional regulator, with amino-acid sequence MGRAFEVRKAAMAKTSAAKTKVYSRYGKEIYMVAKAGVPDPEMNTGLRRIIDEARAKQVPADIIKRAVEKAKGGSEESYHAVSYEGFGPGASTFIVECLTDNDNRTVGEVRNCFTKTKGKFGVSGSVMHGYDHVGILSFPYDNEEEIMEVLLENDVELQDIELEEGSITVTVDTTSLHKAKEAIESKLGEIQFDVLEITYLPHDYVMIEADDMPAFDKLIAMLDEVEDVQNVYHNVSVGE; translated from the coding sequence ATGGGACGCGCATTTGAAGTTAGAAAGGCTGCGATGGCTAAAACATCCGCAGCAAAAACAAAAGTATATTCACGCTATGGTAAAGAAATTTACATGGTAGCAAAGGCAGGCGTGCCTGACCCTGAAATGAATACAGGGTTACGTCGTATTATCGATGAGGCCCGTGCAAAACAAGTGCCGGCTGATATTATTAAGAGAGCAGTTGAAAAGGCGAAAGGCGGATCTGAAGAGAGCTATCACGCTGTTAGCTATGAAGGGTTTGGACCTGGGGCTTCGACATTTATTGTTGAATGCTTAACCGACAACGACAACCGTACTGTGGGTGAAGTTCGTAACTGTTTCACAAAAACTAAAGGTAAATTTGGTGTTAGTGGTTCGGTAATGCATGGCTATGACCACGTGGGTATTCTTTCATTCCCATATGACAACGAAGAAGAAATCATGGAAGTTCTGTTAGAAAATGATGTTGAACTTCAAGATATTGAGTTAGAAGAAGGTTCAATCACTGTTACGGTTGATACAACAAGTCTTCATAAAGCGAAAGAAGCCATTGAGTCAAAACTTGGTGAAATCCAATTTGATGTACTAGAGATTACATACCTACCTCATGACTATGTCATGATTGAAGCCGATGATATGCCAGCATTTGATAAATTGATTGCCATGCTTGATGAAGTTGAAGATGTTCAAAATGTCTATCACAATGTTTCGGTAGGTGAATAA
- the pheT gene encoding phenylalanine--tRNA ligase subunit beta codes for MLVSRKLLGRYVNIDGIATAEIADTLTNAGIEVEGISTLIQGTKLVVGHVLECEPHPDSDHLNVTQVDLGTHVEQIVCGASNIAKGQYVVVATVGAELKDLTIKETTIRGVESKGMICSLNELGVAEKFQTEAQKEGIVVLPKAEPGSNPAIALGLDDEIMDVSQTPNRSDFLSIFAIAHEISALFNRELTIPDYEGKSDIGKPSQLKISSQTEKAPLFYGKVIGSVTIKESPAWIREALIGSGMKPINNVVDISNIVMLETGQPLHFYDIDFLANQTLSVRDDISGEFAALDDNTYAVQAGDLMIMNDETPVGIAGIMGLGNSMIQSTSRGIIIEAARFNNVSVRKTATRLGLNSEASARFTKPMDNKGTQKAVDRAVQLLIDYADASLIEETVKYGSLDTTPITVSITTKRINDYLGTSLSQDVVVDVFQRLFFEPQLQGDVITCTIPSFRKDIAIDVDLIEEVIRVVGYDVLEETLPLMDLTSGSLSAFQTSIRLIESSLLGFGANQINSYTLVDEAKTKGMESLGTAIRLMSPISDKRAYLRTQLFPSMLEVLAYNNSHKVVDGLYFEHSAIYAEGAKTWRLGIIGQGQLFDDNWTKTTVSLDFYNLKGLVMALFDKLGYSEKRFSFEVKNIDETSLHPYKSAEILLNRKHLGVIGHIHPTLAKELDLKDAVYVEIDLDFLLSQKSGAVKATPVAKYPIMKRDLAILCDTSIKVQDLIQAIEKASRRYLVDLNVFDVFTSEKLGDKKSIAFELSFGQNRTLEVEEINDIMKSITDELTSRFGVEVR; via the coding sequence ATGTTAGTTAGTAGAAAATTATTAGGACGTTATGTCAATATTGATGGCATTGCTACAGCAGAAATCGCTGACACATTAACCAATGCCGGAATTGAAGTTGAAGGGATTTCAACACTAATTCAAGGAACCAAACTTGTTGTAGGTCATGTTCTCGAATGTGAACCACATCCTGACAGTGATCACTTGAATGTGACACAGGTTGATTTGGGAACGCATGTCGAACAAATTGTATGTGGTGCAAGTAATATTGCGAAAGGTCAATATGTTGTTGTTGCTACTGTGGGTGCGGAACTCAAAGATTTAACGATTAAAGAAACAACCATTCGTGGTGTTGAATCAAAAGGGATGATTTGCTCCCTTAATGAATTGGGTGTTGCAGAGAAATTCCAAACTGAAGCACAAAAGGAAGGTATTGTCGTCTTGCCAAAAGCGGAACCTGGTAGCAACCCTGCCATAGCATTGGGTCTTGATGATGAAATCATGGATGTTTCCCAAACACCAAACCGTTCGGACTTTTTATCGATTTTCGCGATCGCACATGAAATTAGTGCCTTATTTAACCGCGAATTGACGATACCAGATTATGAAGGCAAGAGTGATATTGGGAAACCATCACAATTAAAAATTAGTTCGCAGACTGAAAAAGCACCGTTGTTCTACGGTAAGGTTATTGGTTCAGTAACAATCAAAGAATCACCGGCTTGGATTCGTGAAGCTCTAATTGGTTCTGGAATGAAACCGATTAATAATGTGGTTGATATTTCGAACATTGTAATGTTGGAAACGGGCCAACCGCTCCATTTCTATGATATTGATTTCCTTGCAAATCAAACGTTAAGTGTTCGTGATGATATCTCGGGAGAATTTGCAGCCCTTGACGATAATACATATGCGGTTCAAGCAGGTGACTTGATGATTATGAATGATGAAACACCTGTCGGAATTGCGGGAATTATGGGGTTGGGCAACTCGATGATTCAAAGCACATCGCGTGGGATCATTATTGAAGCAGCACGTTTTAATAATGTTTCGGTCCGTAAGACAGCAACACGTTTGGGTCTAAACAGTGAAGCGTCGGCACGTTTTACAAAACCAATGGATAACAAAGGAACACAGAAGGCAGTTGACCGTGCCGTTCAACTTTTAATTGACTATGCAGATGCTTCGTTAATCGAAGAAACTGTGAAATATGGTTCACTTGATACAACGCCGATAACTGTATCCATCACAACCAAACGGATTAATGACTATTTGGGAACATCCTTGAGCCAAGATGTGGTTGTTGATGTATTCCAACGATTGTTCTTTGAACCGCAATTACAGGGAGATGTAATAACATGTACGATCCCTTCATTCCGTAAGGATATTGCAATTGATGTTGATTTGATTGAAGAAGTCATTCGCGTTGTTGGGTATGATGTTCTTGAAGAGACCCTGCCATTAATGGACTTAACTTCAGGAAGTCTGAGTGCTTTTCAAACATCAATCCGATTGATTGAGTCATCATTACTTGGATTTGGTGCAAATCAAATCAATTCCTATACACTCGTTGATGAAGCAAAAACAAAAGGAATGGAATCATTGGGAACTGCAATTCGCTTAATGAGCCCGATCAGTGATAAGCGAGCTTATCTTCGTACACAACTGTTCCCATCAATGTTGGAAGTACTGGCATACAATAATTCACACAAAGTTGTCGATGGTTTGTATTTTGAACACAGTGCAATTTATGCTGAAGGTGCAAAAACATGGCGCTTGGGAATTATTGGTCAAGGACAATTGTTTGACGATAACTGGACTAAAACAACAGTTAGTCTCGATTTCTATAACCTAAAAGGCCTTGTAATGGCTCTTTTCGATAAACTGGGTTACAGTGAGAAACGTTTCTCATTTGAAGTCAAAAATATCGATGAAACATCACTCCATCCGTATAAATCTGCGGAGATTCTTTTGAATCGCAAGCATTTGGGGGTCATTGGACACATTCACCCAACACTTGCCAAAGAATTGGATCTAAAAGATGCCGTTTATGTCGAAATTGATCTTGATTTCTTACTCTCACAAAAAAGTGGTGCTGTAAAAGCGACGCCAGTTGCAAAATATCCAATTATGAAACGTGACTTGGCAATCCTTTGCGATACATCAATCAAAGTTCAAGATTTGATTCAAGCGATTGAAAAAGCATCCCGTCGTTATCTCGTTGACCTCAATGTTTTTGATGTCTTTACATCTGAAAAACTGGGTGATAAAAAATCAATTGCCTTCGAATTATCGTTTGGACAAAACCGAACTCTCGAGGTTGAAGAGATTAATGATATAATGAAATCAATTACTGATGAACTTACGAGCCGATTTGGCGTAGAAGTTCGCTAA
- the pheS gene encoding phenylalanine--tRNA ligase subunit alpha, with amino-acid sequence MDLKKIMEAGLQAIESADVLETLNDVRIEFLSKKGALTKAMGQMKDLSNEEKPLFGKRVNEVKEALETALKAKVATLEALKLKEDMQRDAIDVTLPGTKFVMGAQNPLVLIQREIETFFQEMGYKVVEGDEVELDLYNFERANIPHDHPAREMQDTFYIDEHTLLRTHTTAIQTRALEAYAPSVPVKVICPGKVYRRDDDDATHSHQFVQVEGLVVGHGITLADLKGTLSLFAKRMFGETRVIRFRPSYFQFTEPSVEVDVSCHICDGKGCNVCKHTGWIEILGAGMVHPQVLRDAGYEDPKLTGFAFGAGAERIAMLKYGIEDIRSFYINDKRFIEQFKRYE; translated from the coding sequence ATGGATTTAAAGAAAATTATGGAAGCAGGCCTTCAAGCAATTGAGTCTGCAGATGTACTCGAAACACTCAATGATGTTCGTATTGAGTTTCTCAGTAAGAAAGGTGCTCTCACCAAAGCGATGGGTCAAATGAAGGATCTTTCGAATGAAGAAAAACCATTATTTGGGAAACGCGTTAATGAAGTTAAAGAAGCTTTAGAAACGGCACTCAAAGCAAAAGTTGCAACACTTGAGGCATTGAAACTTAAGGAAGACATGCAACGGGATGCAATTGATGTAACATTGCCAGGAACCAAGTTTGTTATGGGCGCTCAAAACCCATTGGTTCTCATTCAAAGAGAAATCGAAACCTTCTTTCAAGAAATGGGATACAAGGTTGTCGAAGGGGATGAAGTTGAACTTGACCTCTATAACTTTGAACGGGCAAATATTCCCCACGATCACCCAGCACGTGAAATGCAAGATACGTTCTACATTGACGAACACACATTGTTAAGAACGCATACCACTGCAATTCAAACACGTGCTCTTGAAGCCTATGCACCAAGCGTGCCGGTTAAAGTCATTTGTCCAGGTAAGGTATACCGACGTGATGACGATGATGCAACGCACTCCCATCAATTTGTTCAAGTTGAAGGTTTGGTAGTCGGTCATGGTATCACACTTGCAGATCTAAAGGGAACACTGTCACTTTTCGCAAAACGCATGTTTGGTGAAACACGTGTCATTCGTTTCCGACCATCTTACTTCCAATTCACAGAACCATCAGTTGAAGTTGATGTCTCGTGTCATATCTGTGATGGTAAAGGATGCAATGTCTGTAAACACACAGGCTGGATTGAAATTCTTGGTGCCGGAATGGTCCACCCACAAGTATTGCGTGATGCGGGATACGAGGATCCAAAGTTGACAGGTTTCGCATTTGGAGCGGGAGCCGAGCGCATTGCAATGTTAAAATATGGAATTGAAGATATTCGTTCGTTCTACATCAATGACAAACGCTTTATTGAACAATTTAAACGATACGAGTAG
- a CDS encoding alpha/beta fold hydrolase codes for MTFVFIHGLGQTCQAWERTLVQLNQYDSVQTPDFLELLNGKPVTYTNLYESCVLAWSQNQKKIHLCGLSLGAILALNYALDYPERIASLVLIAPQFKMPRALMSVQNTIFRLLPQRAFKTMGFNKHDVLTLTQSMAPLDFSNRLTPFNFPSCVMCGSKDKANKKSSYMLSSFTRHGYVEVDDSGHAVNEDNPKLLAEKLTSFYNSFLSEEYLE; via the coding sequence ATGACCTTTGTATTTATCCATGGATTGGGACAGACATGCCAAGCGTGGGAGAGAACGCTTGTGCAACTGAACCAGTATGATTCAGTTCAGACACCTGATTTTTTGGAACTATTGAATGGAAAACCGGTCACCTATACAAACCTCTATGAATCCTGTGTTTTGGCGTGGTCACAGAACCAAAAAAAAATACATCTATGCGGACTCTCGCTTGGAGCGATACTTGCATTAAACTATGCTCTTGATTATCCGGAAAGAATCGCGTCTCTTGTGTTGATTGCACCTCAGTTCAAAATGCCAAGAGCTCTTATGAGTGTCCAAAATACCATTTTCAGACTGCTCCCACAACGTGCATTTAAAACTATGGGTTTTAACAAGCATGATGTTCTCACACTCACACAGTCTATGGCCCCATTGGATTTTAGTAATCGACTCACGCCGTTCAATTTTCCGTCTTGTGTTATGTGTGGGAGCAAGGATAAAGCAAATAAGAAATCATCATACATGCTGAGTTCATTTACTAGGCATGGGTATGTCGAAGTTGATGATTCAGGTCATGCAGTAAATGAGGATAATCCGAAATTGCTCGCAGAAAAACTGACATCATTTTATAATTCTTTCCTTTCGGAAGAGTACCTTGAATAA
- a CDS encoding metal ABC transporter permease — protein sequence MFKFEFMRTAFMVGGLLAVIIPLIGVVVVFKRMSMIGDALSHVSLSGIAIGLIVNVNPLLGAIVMSLIAAISIEFIQKRFGKYSELAIAIIMSFGIGLSAILLGFVSNPANFNSFLFGSIVAIGGTDNMLAVILSIVVIAASLYFYREFFFIAFDETSAHLSGISVNRMNLIFMILTAITVSVASRIVGALIVSSLMVLPTACAMQVGKSYKSTMLYAVAFSLLFVWGGLASSYYLDLAPGGTIVMTGVVVLVLLLLYKSITRSIRKL from the coding sequence ATGTTTAAATTTGAATTTATGAGAACTGCCTTTATGGTAGGGGGATTGCTTGCGGTAATTATTCCTCTCATCGGTGTTGTAGTTGTTTTCAAACGCATGTCGATGATTGGTGATGCGTTGTCACATGTATCCCTTAGTGGAATTGCAATCGGATTGATTGTCAATGTAAACCCACTTTTAGGGGCAATCGTTATGTCATTAATTGCTGCAATTAGTATTGAGTTCATTCAAAAGCGTTTTGGGAAGTATTCAGAATTGGCGATTGCTATCATTATGTCCTTTGGAATTGGGCTTTCAGCAATTCTTTTAGGATTTGTTTCGAATCCCGCAAATTTCAACTCTTTTCTTTTTGGAAGTATCGTTGCCATTGGTGGAACGGATAATATGTTAGCGGTAATACTTAGCATTGTCGTCATCGCCGCATCCTTGTATTTCTATCGGGAATTCTTCTTCATTGCATTTGATGAAACATCGGCACACTTATCAGGAATTAGTGTAAATCGCATGAATCTTATTTTCATGATCTTGACAGCTATTACAGTATCTGTTGCGTCAAGAATTGTAGGTGCCCTTATTGTTTCGTCGTTAATGGTATTGCCAACCGCGTGTGCAATGCAGGTTGGGAAAAGTTATAAATCAACAATGCTCTATGCTGTCGCGTTCTCACTCTTGTTTGTTTGGGGTGGTCTTGCGAGTTCGTACTATTTGGATCTAGCACCCGGAGGAACGATTGTGATGACTGGGGTTGTGGTACTTGTATTGTTGCTTCTTTATAAATCCATTACGCGCAGTATCCGTAAACTATAA
- a CDS encoding metal ABC transporter ATP-binding protein: MSMPVIEISNMSFGYEKEDILKNVNLTINRGDFVALVGANGSGKSTLMKAMLGFNVPNTGVIKLFGSDVQDLINFSSIGYVPQGGLLKVASFPATALEIVLLRMKNGNFFNFSSKKRVTKAMAALRHVDMEGKAHDLIENLSGGQLQRVLIARELMMDPEVMFLDEPTSGLDKASIESLFELLDHINSVHKITIVMVTHSADEKAHINRVFEVADRHVTEVSHV; this comes from the coding sequence ATGTCGATGCCAGTCATTGAAATTTCAAATATGTCCTTTGGATATGAGAAAGAGGACATTCTAAAAAATGTAAATCTTACCATTAATCGTGGTGACTTTGTAGCGCTTGTTGGCGCAAATGGATCGGGAAAGTCAACGCTCATGAAAGCAATGCTGGGGTTTAATGTTCCCAATACAGGCGTCATTAAGCTTTTTGGCTCTGATGTTCAAGACCTTATTAACTTCTCATCAATTGGCTATGTACCACAGGGAGGGTTATTGAAAGTTGCATCCTTTCCGGCAACTGCATTGGAGATTGTTCTCTTGCGAATGAAAAACGGAAATTTCTTTAATTTCTCGAGTAAAAAGCGTGTTACCAAAGCGATGGCGGCGTTGCGCCATGTTGACATGGAAGGCAAGGCGCACGACCTAATTGAAAATCTATCAGGTGGACAACTCCAACGTGTTCTTATTGCACGTGAACTTATGATGGATCCTGAGGTTATGTTCCTTGACGAACCGACAAGTGGATTGGATAAGGCTTCAATCGAAAGTTTGTTTGAGCTTTTAGATCACATTAACTCAGTGCACAAGATTACCATCGTGATGGTTACGCATAGTGCTGATGAGAAGGCGCACATCAATCGTGTCTTTGAAGTTGCTGACCGCCACGTAACGGAGGTATCGCATGTTTAA
- a CDS encoding metal ABC transporter solute-binding protein, Zn/Mn family, which translates to MKRRLIALSLLFLVGCSQTKPNNTINIVTSFYPLYDFATKIGGDKVSVHNVLPNGVDAHSFEPSPKDMVAIQESDLFIYHGAGLEAWVPTVLKSLSDKNIPTVAVSDGVVLLENQDHDDHDHDDHDHGVSDPHTWLSPTNAKKEMAIVKDKLVEIDPDNAAYYTKNYDVYATALSTLDKDFRTAIEGVQTREFLVDHLAFAYLAHDYDLVQKGVIQGLLSEEPTPKELELAIEYIENNNIKVIFAVPTESSKVVDVVVKETGVTVLPLYTIESLTGDQIKDKQDYFTLMQKNIESLKEGLTDVDASH; encoded by the coding sequence ATGAAAAGACGACTCATTGCACTTTCACTTTTATTCTTGGTGGGGTGTTCACAAACAAAACCTAACAACACAATTAACATTGTAACAAGCTTTTATCCGCTTTATGATTTTGCAACAAAAATTGGAGGCGACAAAGTAAGCGTTCATAACGTTTTACCAAATGGTGTAGACGCCCACAGTTTTGAACCCAGTCCAAAAGATATGGTTGCGATTCAAGAATCGGATCTGTTTATTTATCATGGTGCAGGTTTGGAAGCATGGGTTCCAACAGTTCTAAAATCATTATCGGATAAGAATATTCCCACAGTAGCGGTGAGTGATGGTGTAGTTTTACTTGAAAATCAAGACCATGATGATCACGACCATGATGATCATGACCACGGTGTCAGTGATCCCCACACATGGCTTAGCCCTACGAACGCTAAAAAAGAAATGGCGATTGTAAAAGACAAACTCGTAGAAATTGATCCGGATAATGCTGCATATTACACGAAGAACTATGATGTATATGCAACGGCATTGTCAACTTTGGACAAAGACTTCCGAACTGCAATTGAAGGCGTCCAAACGCGTGAGTTTCTCGTCGACCACCTTGCATTTGCTTATCTTGCCCATGACTATGATTTGGTTCAAAAAGGGGTTATTCAAGGACTGTTAAGTGAAGAACCAACGCCGAAAGAACTTGAATTAGCGATTGAATACATCGAAAACAACAATATTAAGGTGATTTTTGCGGTTCCGACTGAATCATCGAAAGTTGTGGACGTTGTTGTCAAAGAGACGGGTGTGACGGTATTACCACTTTATACGATTGAGAGTCTGACCGGAGATCAAATTAAAGACAAACAAGATTATTTTACACTCATGCAAAAGAACATAGAGTCCTTGAAGGAGGGGTTAACCGATGTCGATGCCAGTCATTGA
- a CDS encoding FAD-dependent oxidoreductase: protein MKVVVIGCTHAGTSAVKAILKEAPEAEVKVFERNDNVSFLSCGIALYVGGVVKNAQELFYSNPEELKSLGANVNMEHNVTDIDVEAKTVAVTNMLTNESFTESYDKLVLTTGSWPITPPIPGIDAENILLCKNYNQAKEIIARKEKANRIVVVGGGYIGIELVEAFVESGKEVTLIDGLDRILNKYLDPEFTDLLEADLKNRGVNIALNQSVQEFTADENGNVKTVITSAGEFETDMVIMCVGFRPSNELIQGKVDTLPNGALLVNEYMQTSRPEIYAAGDNVAVHYNPNGEHAYIPLATNAVRMGTLVGRNIVENKVKYRGTQGTSGLYLFGYNIGSTGVTVNSAPHFGLDVDSVLVTDNYRPEFMPTTEEVMMKLVYEKGTGRIVGGQVISKYDITQSANTLSLAVQNKMTIEDLAYVDFFFQPHFDRPWNYLNILAQAAVEKENSK from the coding sequence ATGAAAGTTGTTGTTATTGGATGTACTCACGCAGGGACATCCGCAGTTAAAGCAATCTTAAAAGAAGCACCTGAGGCAGAGGTAAAAGTCTTCGAACGTAATGATAATGTATCATTCCTATCTTGCGGAATTGCACTCTATGTTGGTGGTGTTGTAAAAAATGCTCAAGAGCTATTTTACTCAAACCCAGAAGAATTAAAATCATTGGGTGCCAACGTAAACATGGAACACAACGTAACAGACATTGATGTTGAAGCAAAGACTGTTGCAGTTACAAACATGCTTACAAACGAATCATTCACTGAGAGCTACGATAAACTAGTATTGACTACAGGTTCATGGCCAATTACCCCACCGATCCCAGGAATCGATGCGGAAAACATCTTGCTTTGCAAGAACTACAATCAGGCCAAAGAAATTATCGCACGCAAAGAAAAAGCAAATCGCATCGTCGTTGTTGGTGGTGGATACATTGGTATCGAACTTGTTGAAGCATTCGTTGAATCCGGTAAAGAAGTTACACTTATTGACGGACTTGACCGCATTCTTAACAAGTACCTTGATCCAGAATTCACAGACTTACTCGAAGCAGATTTAAAAAACCGCGGTGTTAACATCGCCTTGAACCAAAGTGTTCAAGAATTTACTGCAGATGAAAATGGCAATGTGAAAACAGTTATTACATCAGCAGGCGAATTTGAAACAGACATGGTCATCATGTGTGTTGGATTCCGTCCAAGCAATGAACTTATTCAAGGAAAAGTCGACACGCTACCAAATGGCGCACTTCTTGTTAATGAGTACATGCAAACAAGTCGCCCTGAAATTTATGCAGCAGGCGACAACGTAGCGGTACATTATAATCCAAATGGCGAGCACGCTTATATCCCACTTGCAACAAATGCAGTTCGTATGGGAACCCTTGTCGGACGTAACATTGTTGAAAACAAAGTCAAATACCGTGGTACACAAGGTACATCCGGTCTTTACCTCTTCGGTTACAACATTGGTTCAACTGGTGTTACAGTTAACTCTGCACCGCACTTTGGTTTGGATGTTGATTCGGTTCTTGTTACAGACAACTACCGCCCTGAGTTCATGCCAACAACTGAAGAAGTCATGATGAAACTTGTTTACGAAAAAGGAACAGGTCGAATCGTTGGTGGACAAGTCATTTCAAAATATGACATTACACAATCTGCAAATACATTATCACTTGCAGTCCAAAACAAAATGACAATTGAAGATCTCGCATACGTTGATTTCTTCTTCCAACCTCATTTTGATCGTCCATGGAACTACTTAAACATTCTTGCACAAGCAGCTGTTGAAAAAGAAAATTCTAAATAA
- a CDS encoding zinc metallopeptidase yields the protein MMNGLGPMGFFNFAGMGFVIIAAIISFGAQMFVQSSYSKYRKVRTMGSMTGAEIAQKILDLNNITDVQVIQSSGGQLSDHYDPTKKVVALSPEVYQNNSIASVAVAAHEVGHAIQHAQGYAFIALRNRILPLAIVGNNVGMIAVMIGLFANPTIFWIGIAALSLMALFQLVTLPVEFDASARALRILNDNNLVEPSEVSGARSMLTAAALTYVAALLSTILNLMRYIAVFNSGRSNRN from the coding sequence ATGATGAATGGTTTAGGACCGATGGGTTTCTTCAACTTTGCAGGAATGGGTTTTGTTATTATTGCTGCAATTATTTCCTTTGGTGCACAAATGTTTGTGCAATCAAGTTACAGTAAATATCGTAAAGTACGTACAATGGGGTCAATGACTGGTGCTGAGATTGCACAAAAGATTTTAGATTTGAATAATATTACCGATGTTCAAGTCATTCAGTCATCCGGTGGTCAGTTAAGTGATCATTATGACCCAACAAAGAAAGTTGTGGCATTGTCGCCAGAAGTCTACCAAAATAATTCAATTGCTTCAGTTGCTGTTGCAGCCCACGAAGTTGGGCATGCGATTCAACATGCACAAGGGTATGCTTTTATTGCGTTGCGAAACCGAATTCTTCCACTCGCTATTGTTGGAAACAATGTCGGAATGATTGCAGTAATGATCGGACTCTTTGCTAATCCAACAATATTTTGGATTGGTATTGCAGCTCTCTCGTTGATGGCATTGTTCCAATTGGTTACATTGCCGGTTGAGTTTGATGCATCAGCACGTGCATTGCGTATTTTAAATGACAATAACTTGGTTGAACCGAGTGAAGTGTCAGGAGCGCGTTCAATGCTTACTGCTGCTGCCTTAACCTATGTTGCAGCATTGTTGTCGACAATTCTAAACTTAATGCGCTACATCGCTGTATTTAACAGTGGACGCAGCAATCGAAACTAA